A stretch of Pseudomonas sp. LRP2-20 DNA encodes these proteins:
- a CDS encoding ATP-binding cassette domain-containing protein, producing MIRLSNLTLQRGPQRLLEGAEMTLHAGHKAGLIGANGAGKSSLFALLRGELSPDAGDCQLPGDWRIAHMRQEVDTLDRLAVDYVLDGDARLRKVQAELAVAEQAHDGTALARLHSELEVADGYTADARARKLLAGLGFTNEQMDRRVGDFSGGWRMRLNLAQALMCPSDLLLLDEPTNHLDLDAILWLEDWLKGYPGTLLLISHDRDFLDAVVDHVLHVEQRKLNLYKGGYTAFERTRAERLAQQQQAYEKQQAQRAHMEKYIARFKAQATKARQAQSRIKALERMEELSAAHVDSPFDFVFRESQKISSPLLSLSEGRLGYGDKAILDKVKLQLVPGARIGLLGPNGAGKSTLIKNLAGELEPQSGRLVRGENLAVGYFAQHQLDSLDDKASPLLHLQRIAPTEREQTLRDFLGGFDFHGDRVDEPVVNFSGGEKARLALALIAWERPNLLLLDEPTNHLDLEMRLALTMALQEFAGAVVVVSHDRHLLKSTTDDFLLVADGKVEPFDGDLDDYSRWLVEYRQRSAPASNAPVNPDKTDKKAQRQAAAALRQQLAPHKKAADKLESELNHVHAQLAEVETALGDGGVYEAARKDELRDLLARQTKLKQREGELEEAWMEALETLESMQAELEALS from the coding sequence ATGATCAGACTATCCAACCTCACTTTACAGCGTGGTCCGCAGCGCTTGCTAGAAGGCGCCGAGATGACCCTGCACGCCGGTCACAAGGCCGGCCTGATCGGCGCCAACGGCGCCGGAAAATCCAGCCTGTTCGCCTTGCTGCGCGGTGAGCTGTCGCCCGATGCCGGCGATTGCCAGCTGCCCGGCGACTGGCGCATCGCCCACATGCGTCAGGAGGTCGATACCCTCGACCGCCTGGCCGTGGACTATGTGCTTGACGGTGACGCCCGCCTGCGCAAGGTTCAGGCCGAACTGGCCGTGGCCGAGCAGGCCCACGACGGTACTGCCCTGGCGCGCCTGCACAGTGAGCTGGAAGTCGCCGACGGCTACACCGCCGATGCCCGCGCCCGTAAATTGCTGGCTGGCCTGGGGTTCACCAACGAGCAGATGGACCGCCGCGTCGGTGACTTCTCCGGTGGCTGGCGGATGCGCCTGAACCTGGCCCAGGCGCTGATGTGCCCGTCCGACCTGCTGCTGCTCGACGAGCCGACCAACCACCTCGACCTCGACGCGATCCTGTGGCTGGAAGACTGGCTCAAAGGTTACCCGGGCACACTGTTGCTGATTTCCCACGACCGTGATTTCCTCGATGCCGTGGTCGACCATGTGCTGCACGTCGAGCAGCGCAAGCTCAACTTGTACAAGGGTGGTTACACCGCCTTCGAGCGCACCCGTGCCGAGCGCCTGGCGCAGCAGCAGCAGGCCTACGAGAAGCAGCAGGCGCAGCGCGCGCACATGGAAAAGTACATCGCCCGCTTCAAGGCCCAGGCCACCAAGGCCCGCCAGGCGCAGAGCCGGATCAAGGCCCTGGAGCGCATGGAAGAGCTGTCGGCGGCCCATGTCGATTCACCGTTCGACTTCGTCTTCCGCGAATCGCAGAAGATTTCGAGCCCGCTGCTGAGCCTGTCCGAAGGCCGCCTGGGCTATGGCGACAAGGCCATCCTCGACAAGGTCAAGCTGCAGCTGGTGCCGGGAGCACGCATCGGCCTGCTCGGCCCCAACGGCGCCGGCAAGTCGACCCTGATCAAGAACCTCGCCGGTGAGCTCGAGCCGCAGTCGGGCCGCCTGGTGCGTGGCGAGAACCTCGCCGTCGGCTACTTCGCCCAGCACCAGCTCGACTCGCTGGACGACAAGGCCAGCCCGCTCTTGCACCTGCAGCGCATCGCGCCGACCGAGCGCGAGCAGACCCTGCGCGACTTCCTGGGTGGCTTCGATTTCCATGGCGACCGTGTCGACGAGCCGGTGGTGAACTTCTCCGGTGGTGAGAAGGCCCGCCTGGCCCTGGCGCTGATCGCCTGGGAACGGCCGAACCTGCTGCTGCTCGACGAACCTACCAACCACCTCGACCTGGAAATGCGCCTGGCGCTGACCATGGCCCTGCAGGAGTTTGCCGGTGCCGTGGTGGTGGTTTCCCACGACCGTCACCTGCTCAAGAGCACCACCGACGACTTCCTGCTGGTGGCCGATGGCAAGGTCGAGCCTTTCGATGGCGACCTCGACGACTACAGCCGTTGGCTGGTCGAGTATCGCCAGCGCAGTGCGCCGGCCAGCAATGCCCCGGTCAACCCGGACAAGACCGACAAGAAGGCCCAGCGTCAGGCTGCGGCGGCCTTGCGCCAGCAGTTGGCACCGCACAAGAAGGCGGCCGACAAGCTGGAGAGCGAGCTCAACCACGTGCATGCGCAGCTGGCCGAGGTCGAGACTGCGCTGGGTGATGGTGGTGTGTACGAAGCGGCGCGCAAGGATGAGTTGCGCGATCTGCTGGCGCGGCAGACCAAGCTGAAGCAGCGCGAAGGTGAGCTTGAGGAAGCCTGGATGGAGGCTCTGGAAACCCTGGAGAGCATGCAGGCTGAGCTTGAGGCTTTGTCCTGA
- a CDS encoding TIGR02444 family protein: MYTDLWNHALALYARPGAETACLDVQAMGGDVCLLLCATWLQARAVSFSEERAQALRAIAGPWQHDVVAPLRCLRQQWRTPAQHDPHLAALREQVKGLELQAEKELLQRLQTCAQQWPSGSHEPTDNWLDRLAPVQARGHDALVSLRVAAAALQEAEDGA, from the coding sequence ATGTACACCGACCTGTGGAATCACGCCCTGGCGCTCTATGCCCGCCCAGGTGCCGAAACGGCTTGCCTGGATGTGCAGGCAATGGGGGGCGACGTCTGCCTGTTGCTGTGTGCGACCTGGCTGCAGGCGCGTGCCGTCAGCTTCAGCGAAGAGCGCGCCCAGGCATTGCGTGCGATTGCCGGGCCGTGGCAACACGATGTGGTTGCGCCGTTGCGTTGCCTGCGCCAGCAATGGCGCACGCCCGCGCAGCACGATCCACACCTGGCGGCGTTGCGTGAGCAGGTGAAGGGTCTGGAGTTACAAGCGGAGAAGGAGTTGCTGCAACGGCTGCAAACCTGTGCGCAACAATGGCCCTCAGGCTCGCATGAGCCCACGGACAATTGGCTGGACCGGCTGGCACCGGTCCAGGCCCGTGGCCACGACGCGCTGGTTAGCTTGCGCGTCGCGGCCGCAGCACTTCAGGAAGCCGAAGACGGCGCCTGA